A stretch of the Desulfatibacillum aliphaticivorans DSM 15576 genome encodes the following:
- a CDS encoding Ig-like domain-containing protein: MNFAISYFDEEGDPPAITAPDLPEGDKFLVLDDGDFLYTPAEKTYGEKSFTIQFDDGYGGVAVCEVTASIARVVYPPTISQHDFTVNITDDSFEVGAFLLPFVTEDSGTVDEISLSDIELTQLSGIVILSRV; encoded by the coding sequence AGAGGGAGATCCCCCTGCCATTACAGCGCCAGACTTGCCGGAAGGGGATAAATTCCTGGTATTGGATGATGGGGACTTTCTATATACACCTGCTGAAAAGACGTACGGAGAAAAAAGTTTTACCATCCAATTCGATGACGGTTACGGCGGCGTCGCAGTTTGTGAAGTGACGGCTTCGATAGCGAGGGTGGTATATCCTCCGACCATTTCACAGCATGATTTTACCGTCAACATAACAGATGATTCTTTTGAGGTTGGTGCCTTTCTGCTCCCCTTCGTTACAGAGGATAGCGGGACTGTAGATGAAATTTCGTTATCAGACATAGAACTAACTCAACTTTCGGGAATAGTAATTTTAAGTAGAGTTTAA